The sequence below is a genomic window from Sparus aurata chromosome 6, fSpaAur1.1, whole genome shotgun sequence.
GGTTTCCGcggagtcttaaaaagtcttaaatttgacttgttcaaacctgcagaaaccctgtaaTACAAATGTATCTAGTGATGTCTCAACCTAAAGTGGCGgttttaaatatatgaaaacttCACTATAACTGAAAGTGTTTTAATGGGTATGATTTCCACAGATTTTCATCTATGACGGAAAGACTGGCGAGCCTATTGGCTCACTGGGTGGAGAGAAGAGCCACAATGGAGGAATCTATGCTGTaagtaggttttttttaatagaataaagaaaaaatagtCTACGTTCAGTTTACTGTGTACTTTGCCAGTATGTCTCGTGGAACTTGAACAAATTCTCACTACAGTTGTTAACCTCTTTGTCATACTCTGTCCCAATTACTTGCTTAGCTGGGTAGGTTTAATTTTTTAGGCTAGCTAGTTGTATTCAAAGCTGGCCTGCAGATTGCATAGTGTGTGGACATAAAACATGCTTCTTGCCCTTCAAATGAGGGATCGAAGTGCTGATTagatttttctgttgatttatcCGTTTTTCACATGGCGTTGTTGTTTCTGAACTTTTATAGGTCACTTTGACAGTCTTCACACAAAGAAATTGCGACATTGGTTACATATATATTAATGTCATAATACTTTCTTTTAATCTCCTTCCCGCTCTAAATCCTGCAGGTCAGCTGGAGCCCTGACAGCTCTCAACTGATCTCTGCCTCAGGGGACAAGACAGTAAAGCTCTGGGATGTTGGTGCAGGTACGGCAGTCACCACCTTCAAAATGGGCACTGATGTGACAGACCAGCAGCTGGGCTGCCTGTGGCAGAAGGACCACCTCCTCAGCATCTCCTTGTCAGGATACATCAACTATCTGGACAAGAACAACCCTGACCGGCCCATACGTACCATCAAGGTCAGACTCCAGAGTTTAAAGACGCTGCACCTGGTATTGTTAGTAGTGCTCCTTGAAACTGATACAACCATGTGTTCAAGTTGCTAAAAAgatgtacatatacacatacacatatagaAGCCAAAACACTACTTTGTCAAGAGTGTTACATTTTGCATAAAGCACTGTCTGTGGGCTGTTTTCAGGGGGTTGTTGAAAACAACTGGGGGCCTGTGACTTGGAGATATTATGTTAAGGAGGGCAGAACGGCAGGAAGTCCCAGTCACTGTAAATCAGGTTATTAGTCTTGTGGCTCTCATTGGACTAATGTGCTGCTGTTGGAGGTTAATACCTTACATTAACTGTTATTATGTGCCCTTGTAAGATTATCTAAAAACATGTGCTTGTTCATCCTTCAGGGTCACAGCAAATCCATCCAGTGTCTGACAGTTCACAAAACTGATGGGCGACCTAACATCTACTCGGGGAGTCACGATGGACATATCAATATCCTTTTACTGATCAGTTGAACCAaatgatgattataaatgtcACTCAGTGTCCTgtaagtaaaaaacaaaaacaaacaaaaaaaaaacatctgtagaTGGAGCACAAACTTAGTACAAATATAATATGTTGACATCATGTTACAGGTAATATAGTATTAGTAGTATAGTCATATAATGAGTAACTCTAACTACAGATATTTCCTGCTGGAATCCTTTTCTAAATAATGTATATAGTTGTATAGGAATTGAGTTGCTGATAGGAAATTGTTGTAGCAGAATAAAATGGACAGGAGGATTGAAGGCAGTACTACAGTGTAACAGACCTAAAATGCGAGGTTCTGCCATTGTTGGCAGCTACATACAGATCATTTAAGAAGCAGAGTAAAGACATTTGTTCCACAAATGGTCCAAGCAAGTCACTCTAATTTGGGCTTTTAAAGTGCAGATTAAATATGTACACTCTTAAGAACAGGCTGAGATGGATTTTTATTCAATAAAAGACTGAAAGCTTAAATGATTGTTTAGTTGGTTTTAGTTGAGGACTTTATccaagcagatttttttttttctctaaaaacgATTAAGCTGTCAGTATTAAGCAACTCTTAAGAGGGCTGACTGATTTGTGGAGTAATTCAATCGTCATTAgtcttttttaaagaagtttAAAAATTGCATGAATATCTGTGATGAGGTATCAGTGCTTCGTGGAGAAGCCTCTGTGACACAATTTCTGTTTATAGAGAGTGTGCTGCCGCCTCAGAAACTACCTTGATGCACTGAGGTGTGCAAGTAGTTCATGGAGCTCATGCTCAACTTTCTATGTCTCAGTCACTGTAGTCACACAACAGACTGCATCTGTTCATTTCACAGTATGTACTGTGTTGACACTTTGCAGCAATATTAACAATCCATTTCTACTGTTGACGTTCTCCTTTACGATTGCCTCACATTACTGGGATGCAGACACTGGGGAGAATGACTGCTTCAGTGGGAAGGGCCACAGCAACCAGGTGAGCAAGGCGGTGGTTAACGACGCCGACGAGCTGGTGACGTGCAGCATGGACGATACACTGCGCTTCACCAACATCAACAAGAAGGAGTACAGGTGGGGGTCTTCATGTGCTGCTGTGCAGATAACAACTGTGAGATGAACTCAGTGGGGACTATAATGATTTTGTCTGTTCAGGGCGAACCTGTGGAAGGAAGCAGATTAAGATTTGTTTTGTCATGACATTTGCTAATGTGTGGACGTACTAGCGCTTAATGAAAAGTATAAAATCAGTAATGGCACTCCTGGATTTTATCACTTTATCTTTCACAAAATTCACTCAAAAAGTTTCTGTGTGCATAGAACACGTATTGATATGCAGTCATATCAATTAGAGGCGGCAGTAGCTCTGTCCACAGGGATTTTGCTTGGGGATTGGTTGTTGGAACTGTGTCAGTTCAACTCCTGAGGACTGCTGCGgtgcacttgagcaaggcacaaCACCCGTATATTTTAGCCTTGTATGTCTTGGATGTTATGTCCTGCCGGATCACTTTGATTTACATTATGTGTTATCTGAATATCTCTGttttcttgttctacctcaaaCTGGATACTAACACTAATTATTCTTTAGTTTGTCCACCTCTTAATGTAACAGTGCTTATTTATCACTGCTTTTCAGTGCCTCTGATGTGGTGAAGATGGATTTCCAGCCTAAAAGTGTGTCAGTAGCAGCGGGAGGACTGTCACTGGCTGTGTGCGTTGAGCAGGTAATTTCTTTtgtcagtttctttttcttttactttggaAACTTTTCCAAGGTTCCACAAAAAAATTCACATCATCATAGTTAAATCCTTTGAAATGgcagtttttgacattttcctcATTTGTCATTTGCTTTTTCTAGATTGTCCTGCTGAAGGATAAGAAGAAGGTCTTCACATTGGACAGTCTCGGCTATGAAGCAGAGGTCGGAGCTATCCACCCTGGCGGTACCACTGCTGCAGTGGGAGGAAAAGTAAGTGGGCAGCTAAAAAGACAGATAATCTGAGAAAATGCTATTTTTCACCTGAAATTAAACACATCGACGTGTATAGGTGTGTAATCCATTTAAGTTATTATCACAGGAGACGGTTACAGCAcactctccatcacacactggTGATATTGGGTGTGATATTCATTTGTtcctttgttttcctcctcagGATGAGAAAATCCATCTGTACTCCATTCAGGGCAACACTCTGAAGGACGAAGGCAAAACTATTGATGCTAAAGGGACGATCACAGAGATGGCCTACTCTCCTAATGGAGCCTATCTGGCTACCGTAGATGATAAGAAAGTTGCAGCAGTTTATTCTGTGGCTGATGACTACAAGGTAGATATTTGTCTGTCCTATACATTCTTTTTATGGGTTTCTCAATATACAATTCTTTTATTAATTGGAGCCATTGCCtcttttttataattatttctcactttttgttttttccaccagGGCAAAACTGAGTATTACGGACATCATGCAAAACCAGTGTCCTTGGCCTGGTCCCCTGATAGCGAGCACTTTGCGACTGGTGGGATGGACATGATGGTGTATGTGTGGACAGTTGGTGATACAGACAAGAGGATTAAGATACCAGGTAGGCCGGCAGTGCACATATGCATTCATTATGCCTAGCTTGCACACAGGTGCGCATTGATGTACTTGAAAGTTGTTCTGTATGAGCTACACAAGTCCACTTTGCAACAAAACCCAAGCATTCCGCAAAACAGGCCATTTTACGATGAGACAATTTATACATTAAAAGCATGTACTGGGGTGTCGGATTTGATTTAGAATAATTATCCCAAGTGTTGACGGTTATGCAATTGTTGGACTATCGCATctggatttgtaaagatcaacagCTGGTTTTATGCCATGACAGCTGTCGTtcacaaattattttaaaaaggcaggtattttacaacaacagcttTAATGTATCCTAAGAACAATGAACAAAGAAAAATGGATAATCAATTATTTGGGTTAGGTTGGGTTGGAAAAGTTTTTTCTTCAGGGCAAGTAGACAGGGATGGATAGAAAAAAATACTGGGAGAATTGCTGATCCTGGTTTTGATTTGGATGATCATAACTGAATGCCCACTTTGATCAATTTTTGATTTGGAATCAAAATTGTgacagcaacattatgtagaaattggcttTTTGTGCGATTTCTGCACACCCTGCAGTTTctgtgcaacaccactgtcataaaCACAAATCCCAGGTTTGTTACAATTTGTCAgctgtaatgtaggtgctaactgcaaacaaaactcattacttCATCAGAGTTTTGTGTGAAAAGTCATATGTAGAAGCAAACATGTATGTAGCGCTGTGTTCCTACCCTCTCACATAGTGCAGACAAGGGATAGGGcagcagagtggctgagactAATAATGTTCCTTGATTTGGCAACCCCTGTGGTTATTATTGGTAACAGAATGTTTGGTTAAATACAACACAGCTGTTTAAGCAGTTACTTTGTAGATATACAACAGAGCAGCCAGTATGTTTTTTACAGTGCAGCCAAACAAGCTTGAATTTTAATAAAGAGATCATGCGGTGATCTAATTTCATGCTGCTCAAGTAGTTTTCAAAAGcaagctgcagcagagatggTGTCGGTGGTGTGCAGTCTGTTGCTTGCTGTGGCTGCTACTTCTTCTTCCATCGCTGCAACATTTTAAACTGATCGACTGACTAAATGTGCTGAAAATGACCACGTGTTGTTGTGTAGACACATTTATAACTTCAGCAAATCAAACTTGTATTAACTGTagatgttaattaaaaaaaacactttcccCTGTGTTGAGAAATGTTTATAACGAGGTTCTTCCATGCTTTGATGTCTGCAGACACTCACCGGTTGCACCATGTTAGCGACCTGGCCTGGATCGATGGTCATACCCTCGTCACCGGCTCCCACGATGCCTGCATCAAGCAGTGGACTCTTAAATACTGAGCAGAGAAACATCCACATCTCCAGGAACAAGGACTACTGTAGACTtcaatctttctttctttttttttaacctgtatTTTCACTGTCTAAACGGTGTTCTATGCTGTCTGTAAACATCTGAATTGTAAATGTTTCCGACTTGGGAAAAGCTcccattaaaaataattaagatATGTCTCTTTGATGTGAATAACGTCAACCTACACAGAGACAAAATGTGGAAGTAAACAATCTAACCATGAGTGCTTTTACTTCTCCTTGAGCGTTACGGACCCAGAAAATTATTTGTAAGCTCAACATTCCATATTTAATAGCTTTCACTCAGTTTTAACTGAACTGCTTGTTTGTGGTTGGGCTCAATACATCCTAACCTGACGGATGAACCAAAAGcaactttgttttttc
It includes:
- the wdr1 gene encoding WD repeat-containing protein 1, producing the protein MAYELKHVFASLPQMERGVSKVIGGDPKGNNFLYTNGKCVIIRNIDNPAIADVYTEHAHQVTVAKYSPSGFYIASGDASGKVRIWDTTQKEHLLKYEYTPISGKVKDIAWTEDSKRMAVVGDGREKFGAVFLWDSGSSVGDLSGHSKLINSVDIKQNRPYRIVVGSDDQTGSFFEGPPFKFKFTLSRHSQFVNCVRFSPNGERFVTSGGDGMIFIYDGKTGEPIGSLGGEKSHNGGIYAVSWSPDSSQLISASGDKTVKLWDVGAGTAVTTFKMGTDVTDQQLGCLWQKDHLLSISLSGYINYLDKNNPDRPIRTIKGHSKSIQCLTVHKTDGRPNIYSGSHDGHINYWDADTGENDCFSGKGHSNQVSKAVVNDADELVTCSMDDTLRFTNINKKEYSASDVVKMDFQPKSVSVAAGGLSLAVCVEQIVLLKDKKKVFTLDSLGYEAEVGAIHPGGTTAAVGGKDEKIHLYSIQGNTLKDEGKTIDAKGTITEMAYSPNGAYLATVDDKKVAAVYSVADDYKGKTEYYGHHAKPVSLAWSPDSEHFATGGMDMMVYVWTVGDTDKRIKIPDTHRLHHVSDLAWIDGHTLVTGSHDACIKQWTLKY